Proteins co-encoded in one Haloarcula pelagica genomic window:
- a CDS encoding type II toxin-antitoxin system death-on-curing family toxin, producing the protein MADEPEEGGESEVDRSLFTDLETADSDGTFPTEGDGFWYPTVDEIVEIHDEIIAEDDDSQSGIEDRDRIQFAIDYIRDGIMGKEPETVHEKAFALMRLIASNHWFVDGNKRTALNTTTLFYLLNGYDLTYGEDLRSMLKLLAVREDLINREVASQYLADQTEPLDMSTILGMALVSIADSFLEDMNAEDIVGDLIGGNGEAN; encoded by the coding sequence ATGGCAGATGAGCCCGAAGAAGGAGGTGAGTCCGAAGTTGATCGTTCTTTGTTTACTGATCTAGAGACCGCTGATTCGGATGGGACGTTCCCTACGGAAGGTGACGGATTTTGGTACCCAACGGTTGATGAAATCGTCGAGATCCACGATGAGATAATCGCCGAGGATGACGACAGCCAGTCCGGTATCGAAGACCGAGACCGAATTCAGTTTGCGATTGATTATATCAGAGACGGGATAATGGGAAAAGAGCCTGAGACTGTTCATGAAAAAGCGTTTGCGCTAATGCGCCTCATCGCCTCAAACCATTGGTTTGTCGATGGAAATAAGCGTACTGCGCTGAATACTACTACGCTGTTCTACCTTCTCAACGGCTATGACCTCACCTACGGGGAAGATCTCAGGTCGATGCTCAAATTGCTCGCTGTGAGAGAGGATCTAATCAATCGTGAGGTTGCGAGTCAATACTTGGCTGATCAAACAGAGCCGCTGGATATGTCGACAATCCTTGGCATGGCTCTTGTTTCGATCGCCGATAGCTTCTTAGAGGATATGAATGC
- a CDS encoding ATP-binding protein has product MDLLHTLLTDFTQTGLKDRLFGSTQIPLVEWLLLSDGREDPQIRYLVGTNYSDLIEDLLGVLRTCFPNSYEFREIEFHPRYIEEFLPIADRGVQPTPTSPTGQEIDTRIHPYIVGVEYRGQATRKRDWQTPLQRFGHRGASRDETRWTPGGDQRHYRGQNRPTDTREESAQSHRVPLAPLVETICEATVPVCYQVVCRPHEDWSKNANRYLKALDEGQLGLASGVVDFISPRSREQLAAYEPPLEDRNRIAGIQQRDPQRTFAVSARAVAMSRERPGRVEAVARRLRNALSSVNGQYHTIVGQVRSDDEMHGSTVPPGSAIFGDLCSRALYDVSYEAFVNPFSRNTPESTGIVVAPAELPGLCLIDGTGLTPGGQRALSARRRERTGLTLPPPQQLMRYRPPGMALCMPLTHDRQPYGQPLYLRPSQQDRHLVVVGDTGAGKSVLMEQAVLTNREATAGPEILFDYKGGGTAEEYLRAHYAEYGNLDDVLYFDLSKVLPAFSFFDIQPLLDAGIAREEARSRTAGHYEEILKGLMGAEKYGEAAESVKAIRNHLRALYDPVHGNDAFSHSELYYVLQRAQRGEEMPPTSDEQLTAYFNGLADRDRDIFTKVLGGAVGRVETIATDGRLAPVFDHVPVDGDGEDGGPAPHFDFTDWLAEDAVIVFDFGGMESSIKRTLTMVILSNLWRALKAREQATRGTDAQLPQVNLYLEEARDVGATKLMDTLLSEGRSFGLSMALGVQFLEQLDSPDPSNNTYQEALNETATFVVGNVSVDTDLPRALATEAMDPEGVARRLSAMGRGEWLVRPGSEFGDEPVKPFLGESLPAPAGHPASEAPLDGQTMAAFREAFETMQQETANVSGLVHAETGLFGEETVDEDSDTEADTDSEDDVTEEETEVIARSGSEGRLDTLLTHTKRMPSCVRFDAQTDALCCTNCENRYDPSIRGMERAIECCHDLEEVDSDDIPICEFNLKLSPAEISDSEWSLKQLLFIQAVYNAQQLRYDPLEYDLMSDSMLRLREYVGIETDEVQELLDAKLVRIDGDHPHRLYSVSPVGRKTVGESYREGIDYGHGRGDLEESSEHVLGVQLGIQLLEQEFRDDPDSDVEIVRPYHELRRGELPASAFMGTGAEVEDVTEGYEQRRLDVAGLDSEENVVVAIEVERVNHDTRRAVPADYDKMAACGVEEAIWIVISRKDGHEVLAALNDPLEGPPRVEKTAVVNHQT; this is encoded by the coding sequence ATGGATCTCCTGCACACGTTGCTCACCGATTTCACTCAAACGGGATTGAAAGACCGCCTGTTCGGATCGACACAAATCCCGCTCGTTGAGTGGTTGCTCCTTTCGGATGGCCGTGAGGATCCACAGATTCGCTATCTCGTCGGGACCAACTATTCTGATCTGATCGAGGATCTACTGGGCGTTCTCCGGACGTGTTTTCCGAACTCCTATGAGTTTCGTGAGATCGAATTCCATCCGCGTTATATCGAGGAGTTTCTGCCAATCGCAGATCGTGGGGTGCAACCAACGCCGACATCACCAACCGGTCAGGAGATAGATACCCGGATACATCCATACATTGTGGGTGTCGAGTACCGCGGACAGGCCACACGCAAGCGTGACTGGCAGACACCCCTACAGCGCTTTGGCCATCGTGGTGCGTCTCGGGATGAAACGCGGTGGACACCAGGTGGCGACCAGCGTCACTATCGAGGGCAGAATCGGCCAACGGACACTCGCGAGGAGTCCGCCCAGTCACATCGCGTTCCGTTAGCCCCACTCGTCGAAACGATCTGTGAAGCCACCGTCCCGGTGTGTTATCAAGTCGTCTGTCGACCACACGAAGACTGGAGTAAGAACGCGAATCGCTATCTTAAAGCGCTCGATGAGGGCCAACTCGGGCTTGCCAGTGGCGTCGTTGATTTCATTTCGCCACGCTCACGTGAGCAGCTGGCCGCCTACGAGCCACCACTTGAAGACCGCAACCGAATTGCAGGCATCCAACAGCGTGACCCACAGCGGACCTTTGCGGTTTCGGCCCGGGCAGTAGCGATGAGTCGTGAGCGTCCCGGGCGTGTCGAAGCTGTGGCCCGTCGTCTTCGAAATGCGTTGTCGAGTGTGAACGGCCAGTATCACACCATCGTCGGACAGGTTCGGAGTGACGATGAAATGCATGGCTCTACGGTCCCACCAGGCTCAGCGATCTTCGGGGACCTCTGTAGCCGGGCGCTCTATGACGTGAGCTACGAGGCGTTCGTGAATCCCTTTTCTCGAAATACACCCGAGAGTACGGGTATTGTCGTTGCGCCCGCAGAGTTACCGGGACTGTGTCTCATCGATGGGACGGGCCTGACACCCGGTGGACAACGGGCGCTCTCGGCGCGTCGTCGTGAACGGACCGGGCTCACCTTGCCTCCGCCCCAACAGCTCATGCGCTACCGACCACCGGGGATGGCCCTGTGTATGCCACTCACGCATGACCGCCAGCCGTATGGCCAGCCACTGTATCTGCGTCCGAGTCAGCAGGATAGACACCTCGTCGTGGTCGGAGACACGGGGGCAGGCAAATCCGTACTGATGGAGCAGGCGGTATTGACGAATCGGGAAGCGACAGCTGGGCCGGAGATTCTCTTTGATTACAAAGGCGGAGGCACGGCCGAGGAGTACCTTCGAGCGCACTACGCCGAATACGGCAATCTGGACGATGTGTTGTATTTCGACCTCTCGAAGGTGTTACCTGCCTTCTCGTTTTTCGACATCCAGCCGCTGCTGGATGCTGGCATTGCTCGGGAGGAAGCTCGTTCGCGAACGGCCGGGCACTACGAAGAGATTCTGAAAGGGCTCATGGGCGCAGAGAAATACGGCGAGGCCGCAGAATCAGTGAAGGCCATCCGCAACCACCTGCGAGCGCTCTATGATCCCGTCCATGGCAATGATGCCTTTTCGCACTCGGAATTATATTATGTGCTCCAGCGTGCCCAGCGCGGCGAGGAGATGCCCCCAACGAGCGATGAACAACTGACTGCGTACTTCAATGGGCTCGCTGATCGAGATAGAGATATCTTCACGAAGGTACTGGGCGGGGCCGTTGGCCGTGTCGAGACCATTGCCACGGACGGCCGGCTTGCACCCGTCTTCGATCACGTGCCTGTGGACGGGGACGGTGAGGATGGTGGTCCAGCACCCCACTTCGATTTCACCGACTGGCTCGCAGAAGACGCTGTCATCGTCTTCGATTTCGGTGGAATGGAGTCATCGATTAAGCGCACGCTGACGATGGTCATCTTATCGAATCTCTGGCGTGCGCTCAAGGCCCGCGAGCAGGCTACCAGAGGGACCGATGCGCAACTCCCCCAGGTGAATCTGTATCTCGAAGAAGCTCGTGACGTCGGGGCAACCAAGCTCATGGACACACTGCTTTCGGAGGGTCGCAGTTTCGGCCTCTCGATGGCACTGGGTGTGCAGTTCCTCGAACAACTGGACTCGCCAGACCCCTCGAACAATACCTATCAAGAGGCGCTCAATGAGACGGCCACCTTTGTCGTTGGGAACGTCTCGGTCGATACGGACCTCCCACGGGCGCTCGCGACTGAGGCGATGGATCCCGAGGGTGTTGCCAGACGACTGAGTGCCATGGGTCGTGGTGAGTGGCTCGTCCGACCGGGCAGTGAGTTTGGTGATGAACCAGTCAAACCGTTTCTCGGGGAATCATTGCCCGCTCCGGCTGGCCACCCTGCGAGTGAGGCTCCACTCGACGGGCAGACGATGGCAGCGTTTCGGGAGGCATTCGAGACGATGCAGCAGGAGACGGCGAACGTGTCAGGTCTCGTCCACGCTGAGACTGGTTTGTTTGGAGAGGAGACGGTCGACGAAGACTCCGACACTGAAGCTGACACAGACAGCGAGGACGACGTTACGGAAGAAGAGACAGAGGTGATTGCACGCTCTGGTTCGGAGGGTCGTCTCGATACGCTACTTACCCACACCAAGCGCATGCCGTCGTGTGTTCGCTTCGATGCACAGACTGACGCACTCTGTTGTACCAACTGCGAGAATCGCTATGACCCATCGATTAGAGGGATGGAGCGGGCCATCGAGTGCTGTCACGACCTCGAAGAGGTGGACAGCGACGACATCCCCATTTGTGAGTTTAACCTGAAGCTCTCGCCTGCGGAGATCAGTGACTCGGAATGGTCGCTCAAACAGTTGCTGTTCATTCAGGCAGTGTACAACGCCCAGCAACTGCGTTATGACCCACTGGAGTACGACCTGATGAGCGATTCGATGCTCCGACTGCGTGAGTACGTGGGCATCGAGACTGACGAGGTACAGGAATTACTGGATGCGAAGCTGGTTCGCATCGATGGTGACCATCCCCACCGGCTGTATTCGGTCTCGCCAGTTGGGCGAAAGACCGTTGGAGAATCCTACAGAGAGGGCATCGATTACGGTCATGGCAGAGGCGACTTAGAAGAATCCAGTGAGCACGTCTTGGGTGTCCAACTCGGTATTCAATTGCTCGAACAGGAGTTCCGAGATGATCCTGACTCCGATGTCGAGATCGTCCGGCCGTATCATGAACTCCGCAGGGGAGAATTGCCCGCCTCGGCGTTCATGGGTACGGGCGCGGAAGTCGAGGATGTCACTGAGGGCTATGAACAACGACGCTTGGACGTCGCCGGGCTCGATAGTGAGGAGAACGTTGTTGTGGCTATTGAGGTCGAACGGGTGAATCACGACACTCGCCGTGCAGTCCCGGCTGATTACGATAAGATGGCTGCCTGTGGGGTCGAAGAGGCAATCTGGATCGTCATTAGTCGGAAGGATGGACACGAAGTACTTGCGGCGCTGAACGATCCACTTGAGGGACCGCCACGGGTCGAAAAAACGGCGGTGGTGAATCACCAGACGTAG
- a CDS encoding cupredoxin domain-containing protein, with the protein MRRRCFLTAVASGTVLGLAGCSSGTLGPSERQLDARRTDLQERNDAVVGMVTPDNAFAPATVTISVGECVGWINDSEWGHTVTAYEDGIPDEAAFFTTGGYNTEQAARDAWPDGDLESGETYEHTFAVAGEYDYFCVPHEDEMVGTVIVKE; encoded by the coding sequence ATGCGACGGCGGTGTTTCCTGACAGCAGTCGCAAGTGGGACCGTCCTTGGACTGGCAGGCTGTAGCTCGGGAACCCTCGGGCCGAGCGAGCGCCAACTTGACGCCCGGCGGACGGACCTGCAGGAGCGAAACGACGCAGTGGTCGGGATGGTAACCCCCGACAACGCGTTCGCACCGGCGACGGTGACCATCAGTGTCGGCGAGTGCGTCGGGTGGATCAACGATTCAGAGTGGGGCCATACCGTCACGGCCTACGAAGACGGTATCCCTGACGAGGCTGCATTTTTTACGACTGGAGGGTACAACACGGAGCAGGCGGCGCGGGACGCGTGGCCGGACGGAGATCTTGAATCCGGCGAAACCTACGAACACACCTTCGCTGTAGCCGGTGAGTACGACTACTTCTGTGTCCCACACGAGGACGAGATGGTGGGAACCGTGATCGTCAAGGAGTAA